The genomic segment AGCGAAGAGGAAGGTCGCGTCAAGCGCGGATTTCCTGCGCTGAGCACCAGTAGACGTCGGCGTATGGAGAAGGGGTAGGCGGGCCTTGTGCTTCTGCTGGCGCGTCTGCAGGTTTGGGGTGGTAGTTTTTCTGTTCgggtgcggggggggggggaggggctggTGCATGTACATGTATATCGTGTAGGTGGccacgcatacgcacacacgctctgGCACACCTGCAGACACGCTCCGTCTGTCGCGTACACCAAACGCCTGGACAGGGGATACACGCGCCGAATATAAATATAAAAGGCATCaaaggaaaacgaaaacagcAAAAAATGAAGGAAAACAAACGGAGACTCGTGCCGGGGCATCTCTTGTAGCGACAGAGGGAGCGTTGGGAGGGAagggtgtgggtggtggtggtgctggctATGCGTTTGAGtgagcgcgtcggcacggcAGGCACAGGAGCCCACGAACACTGGGACGCCAGAGCACACCGACGTACATCCTCCTCCAgcaagcagcggcgcgcgcagaaAAAAAACTATAGAACTGTGTTTAAATAGGGAAGGGACGGTAAAGAGGCAGGTGTGTGGCCGTCCAGCTGTAAGTGAGCTCAGACACAGCATCTGCTGCTTACTTGTTGTGGTCGACCTTCATGCCAGGGTCGCCCTTCTTCCAGTTCGCGGGGCACACCTCGCCGTGCTTCTCCACGAACTGAAAAGCCTCCAGCAGGCGTAgaacctcctccacgctgcGGCCCACCGGCATGTCATTGACGGTGATCTGACGCAGCATGCCATGGGGGTCGATGATGAAGAGACCGCGGTAGGCCACGCCCTGgctctcctccagcacgccgTAGGAACGAGCGATGCTCTTGGTCTTGTCGGCTAGCATTGGGATCGCCATGGTCCCGAGGCCGCCCTTCTTGCGGTCCTGCAGCGTCCACTGCAGGTGCGCGTACTCGCTGTCTATCGAGCACGCGAGGACCTCGCAGTTGAGCTCGTTGAAGCGACTCACGCTGTCGGAGAACGCGATGACCTCTGTCGGGCACACGAAGCTAAAGTCGAGCGGGtagaagaagagcacgacCCACTTGCCCTTGTAGGAGGAGAGGCTGATCTTCTTGAAGCTGCCGTTGGGCAtgagcgccacctcctcgaagGACGGCGCGGGAGAGTTGATCTTGGCGTTACCGCAGGACATGGCTGGCTGGTGGCTGCGAGGGGgcgcggggagagagaaaacaaagatGGGTGTGGAGAGCGttgggagaggggcgtgtgcgtgaggcgAGGGCGGATATGGGGTGAGAGCCGATGGATATATGGGCGGTGatcctgcgtgtgcgtgtgcgcatgtgttatgtggggtgtgggggcgGCGCGTGAGAGGGTTGGGGAGGATTGGTGAGGGCGGGGAtggaaggggaagggcaaGCGTGCAAGAGAGGGTGATGAAGCGGCTAGCAGGGGAGATGGCTGTGCATAACAGTCGGGGCCTTCGTGTGCCCGGGGGTTCGGCAGAGCGCCGGCGTGTCTTCGAACCGAATTCGTGGCTGGCGGTGAAGCAGGGCGTGCACACATGTGCGACTCGTCTCTTTAGCAGAGCCGGTCGCCGTGCCGCCCGTGCCGATAtagtgctgctgcgacccGCAGCAAGTGATCGGTGTGGACGCCGTCAGCAGGCCTTGCGCCGTTGGCGCTCAGCTGCCGAGCGgggcgcgcgccgccctgctgtgcgcgtgcctttCCCTGGTGCGGGAGCGGGCATACGCGCCGCGAGAACGGAGTCAGCGGCATCAGGGCAACGCGTAGGTGAGCTCACCTCGCATGTCTGGTCATCCCGAGGGACGGCCCTCTCCGCGGAGGCCCTTGAGGTCGAGGGGACCGCTCCGCGGTaggtgcgctggcgcctcgCGCTCCAGCTCAAGCGACTTCAAGTGCGGCATCTCGCTTGTCATCGAGTACCCGAGCGAcgtgggcagcggcggcggcgccagcagtggCGGGTCCGCGAAGTGCCGCGCCGTGAAGTTGTCCGTCGACCGGAACACGTACTCGACCAGCACGAGGACGCTGAGGATGAAGGCGCCGTggaagcgcagcgaggcAAAACGTGCGCCACGTGCGCCACGGATCTTGCGGTGATCCTTGCGCTTCCACCACTGCTCCAGCCAAAACACGGTCATGGCCCGGTGTGGGGGTGagggtggtgctggtggcgacTGACGTGTGCACGGGTAGCAATGCGTGTCtgagtgtgcgtgcttgtttGTCCGGCTGCGGGGTGTGTGATGAGAGGCAGAGATGGGATGAGCGAAGGAAGCAGGGGTGGTGTATTCATGCAGGGGCGGAAGTGGTGCACAGCTTTGTCCCTTGCCTTcacctctcgctctctccttcagGTTTCGCGTTTTGTGATTTCATGCGGAGGCCCCCTCCGCTTGGCCCCCATGCCACTCTCAGCGGCGCACGGGTCGAATGCTGCGGTGGCACTCGCAGGTCGGGAGGCGTGGCATGAGGGGGAGAATGGGAAGTGATGGCGAGACAGTGCTGGAGAAAGGCacagggaggcggaggggtgagggaaaggagagggatAGAGGAGCGAGT from the Leishmania major strain Friedlin complete genome, chromosome 15 genome contains:
- the TRYP2 gene encoding tryparedoxin peroxidase, with the protein product MSCGNAKINSPAPSFEEVALMPNGSFKKISLSSYKGKWVVLFFYPLDFSFVCPTEVIAFSDSVSRFNELNCEVLACSIDSEYAHLQWTLQDRKKGGLGTMAIPMLADKTKSIARSYGVLEESQGVAYRGLFIIDPHGMLRQITVNDMPVGRSVEEVLRLLEAFQFVEKHGEVCPANWKKGDPGMKVDHNK
- a CDS encoding putative developmentally regulated protein; amino-acid sequence: MTVFWLEQWWKRKDHRKIRGARGARFASLRFHGAFILSVLVLVEYVFRSTDNFTARHFADPPLLAPPPLPTSLGYSMTSEMPHLKSLELEREAPAHLPRSGPLDLKGLRGEGRPSG